The genome window ATATCTTGAAATGCATCATGTTGTCTAACAGGCCATATGAAGGGGATTATGACAGTGGCGATCCCCAGAGGATGCTTCTGTTGCCCAATCCTacattgccaaatggaaattgTCCACTGGGGTTTATAGGTGATGCAGTCAATATGATATATTTGGATGACCATCAGCTGTACACAAGGACTTGTGGTGGTAAACGTCTTCGGGAGACCTTGTTCCATCATCTTTTAGGCAAGGTCCAAGTTTATAAAACTAGGGAAAGCATGAGAAAGGCGCTAGAAAAATCTTGCATTCAACAGGGTGCAGTTTCATTACATGGAGGCATCATCAGAGGAATTGGAGTTGTTTCTCTAGGACGTAGGTAAGACAATTGCTTTACAATTTTTCTGTGCATGTTTTTCATTAGCATTTCACTTTTGCCTTGCCAAAATCCTTCCCCTTTTTTCGGCTTTTGTCAGAATTTGTGCCACCAGACTAGTCTTTTTCAATCTTGAAGTGGTATAGTACTTTCTATTTCTCCAGGGAACCCTCTATTCACTTTCCTGTTGCATCGAAAAGTCAGTATCATTGTTCACCCAACACAAATAACCAGCGCATCCAACGCCTGATCGATGCAAAGAAATGCATGTTGAGAACTACAGTTGACAAGCTAGACAAAGGAAATGAAATGTATGTATGAGCAGAACATGATAAAGTACGAAAATACAGAgacaagttaaaaaaaaatttagattagAAGGGTCCGTTGCTGCGATATTTCAATGAAGTTGCATCATACTCCCCCAGCTGACTGTACTGCACCTTCTGAGCTAGTCTTTTGCAGTGAACTAGCTTACTCAAATTTTTTGGAACTCATTGTTATAATTCATGCTTGTCCCAGTTGAAATCATGTGTTTTGTACAGAATAATAAACTTGATTGATgggttaaaattaattattggatatgGTAATCTTTTTAACGCCTGTGGTTGGCTCCATTATCACAATATGCATCATTAATGCCCAGAATATCACGATCCGAGAAAATGGCCccgaatatcatttattaacgctacatcgtgtagtgtttttattaaaacCGCTACATCGTTTAGTGTTTGTTAGGGTTAAAAGAACAGAATGCTATTTCATGTAGCATTCTGTTAGGGTTAAAAGAACAAAATGCTATTTCATGTAGCGTGTGTGAACTGCATGTGTCTGCCATTCTGCCTGCTTGTCAGTATTTGATCCTTCACTGATCTTTTTGTATcttctaattatatattaatcagGTACGTGATCATTTTTCTACAGCAGATAAATGCCTCAGCTGGCCAAAATTCATTGGCATTAGTACCAGTGGACCAAGATGGGTGTGATATTACTGAAAAGCGTGAACTTGAAACTGGGACACTCTCACAGAAGGAAGCTGTTGTGGATGCTTCCAAGGTAATGACGAACATCAGAGTTCACTATGCTATCTCCAACTATCACTGTCTATGTATGTGTCCTTTTGTCTGTTATTGATGATCGAATCTCCATTAGGTTCAATTTTGCAGAAACTATAGGATGCCTTGAAACAGGAAGGTCTAACAATCAAGAAACATGaagacaatattaattttttaagagACAGGAAAACCTCATAGATGTTACCATTCTTAATTTGCAAGGTAcgttgtaatattttattacttcaTTATCATAGTTTGAGGAAAAAATTCAGAATTTTTCCACCTGGTTCTCAGAAAATAACATGTAATAAATCTTAGAAACAAATCTAACAAATTCTTTTGGGAGTATATCTAACTTCAGCTAATAGAAGAGTATGCATAGATAGCTCTGCATAACCATATCTGAAACTTCCATTCATATCTACTGGCCTATATCTTCTACGTGTCTTTTAATGAACTATACCTTTTCATCTTAGTGATACTCACCTGGaatcaattatctttttctGAAAATGATAACTAGGACAACTTTATTTCTAATTCTACAAAAAAGCTCCGTTAACCAAAGAGATTGATTTAGGAATATTCCACTTCTACTTTATTATTGTCTCAATCAGTGTTTTTGTATAACCTCCACTAAATGTACAATCAGTTACTCTTGGCAAGTATCATTCTTCAGATGGACTAATGGCGGATAGAGGCGACCTTTGCAAAACTGAATGTAGAGACGATTCAACA of Daucus carota subsp. sativus chromosome 3, DH1 v3.0, whole genome shotgun sequence contains these proteins:
- the LOC108213153 gene encoding protein DEFECTIVE IN MERISTEM SILENCING 3 isoform X1; the encoded protein is MVTSPESAKEIKNIAGSLYNEQKLRNLRTRLWSMLRTLESMEKRLKCSIASKWNLSKPCPKCKFHWMPSLMVTQVIHQVSFHFSEVLKVETNELGRILAEFLGEEQMLGVVCKSLKVAYNLETCDVDGSVKCSTGLQALASEYAISLDGRYSVICLEDTRPYEGDYDSGDPQRMLLLPNPTLPNGNCPLGFIGDAVNMIYLDDHQLYTRTCGGKRLRETLFHHLLGKVQVYKTRESMRKALEKSCIQQGAVSLHGGIIRGIGVVSLGRRYVIIFLQQINASAGQNSLALVPVDQDGCDITEKRELETGTLSQKEAVVDASKVQFCRNYRMP
- the LOC108213153 gene encoding protein DEFECTIVE IN MERISTEM SILENCING 3 isoform X2, giving the protein MVTSPESAKEIKNIAGSLYNEQKLRNLRTRLWSMLRTLESMEKRLKCSIASKWNLSKPCPKCKFHWMPSLMVTQVIHQVSFHFSEVLKVETNELGRILAEFLGEEQMLGVVCKSLKVAYNLETCDVDGSVKCSTGLQALASEYAISLDGRYSVICLEDTRPYEGDYDSGDPQRMLLLPNPTLPNGNCPLGFIGDAVNMIYLDDHQLYTRTCGGKRLRETLFHHLLGKVQVYKTRESMRKALEKSCIQQGAVSLHGGIIRGIGVVSLGRRYVIIFLQQINASAGQNSLALVPVDQDGCDITEKRELETGTLSQKEAVVDASKKL
- the LOC108213153 gene encoding protein DEFECTIVE IN MERISTEM SILENCING 3 isoform X4; this encodes MNKRNLRTRLWSMLRTLESMEKRLKCSIASKWNLSKPCPKCKFHWMPSLMVTQVIHQVSFHFSEVLKVETNELGRILAEFLGEEQMLGVVCKSLKVAYNLETCDVDGSVKCSTGLQALASEYAISLDGRYSVICLEDTRPYEGDYDSGDPQRMLLLPNPTLPNGNCPLGFIGDAVNMIYLDDHQLYTRTCGGKRLRETLFHHLLGKVQVYKTRESMRKALEKSCIQQGAVSLHGGIIRGIGVVSLGRRYVIIFLQQINASAGQNSLALVPVDQDGCDITEKRELETGTLSQKEAVVDASKVQFCRNYRMP
- the LOC108213153 gene encoding protein DEFECTIVE IN MERISTEM SILENCING 3 isoform X3 yields the protein MVTSPESAKEIKNIAGSLYNEQKLRNLRTRLWSMLRTLESMEKRLKCSIASKWNLSKPCPKCKFHWMPSLMVTQVIHQVSFHFSEVLKVETNELGRILAEFLGEEQMLGVVCKSLKVAYNLETCDVDGSVKCSTGLQALASEYAISLDGRYSVICLEDTRPYEGDYDSGDPQRMLLLPNPTLPNGNCPLGFIGDAVNMIYLDDHQLYTRTCGGKRLRETLFHHLLGKVQVYKTRESMRKALEKSCIQQGAVSLHGGIIRGIGVVSLGRREPSIHFPVASKSQYHCSPNTNNQRIQRLIDAKKCMLRTTVDKLDKGNEMYV